One genomic region from Equus caballus isolate H_3958 breed thoroughbred chromosome 4, TB-T2T, whole genome shotgun sequence encodes:
- the SEC61G gene encoding protein transport protein Sec61 subunit gamma translates to MDQVMQFVEPSRQFVKDSIRLVKRCTKPDRKEFQKIAMATAIGFAIMGFIGFFVKLIHIPINNIIVGG, encoded by the exons ATGGATCAGGTAATGCAGTTTGTTGAGCCAAGTCGGCAGTTTGTGAAGGACTCGATTCGGCTGGTTAAAAGATGCACCAAACCTGATAGAAAAG AATTCCAGAAGATTGCCATGGCAACAGCAATAGGATTTGCTATAATGGGATTCATTGGATTTTTTGTGAAATTGATCCATATTCCTATTAATAACATCATTGT tGGTGGCTGA